TCAGGACATGACAGACATATCTAGTCTGTTCAGAACACCACTGCTGGAATAGTACATGCTTgtcttgtgtatgtgtgagtcagGTCTGACCTGTTGTTGCACTCTCCTGTGATGGATCTGTAGCGCTCAGACACACAGTCGCTCTGGCAGCTGggtctctgcagctcagtggaGCAGCCGGTCACCTGCAGCAGATCCTCAACATCTTTGTCactcagcagctcttctggaAAACACAGTTAATAACACAACTAATGACACAAATAATAACTTACGTACGTAACgtataatatattaaataataatcatatccTCAAACTTGCTATTGGTGGTTTATCAGATCATTTGGTCTTGTCTTAGGTCAGAAAACCTcttcttatattattattattgataaatattataataatttctatatttattcaaggtttacaaagtgctttatgCAATACGCaggaataaaacaacagaacaaaacaagacaaatatattaataatataatattacaaacaaaaaacatccattAAAACCAGTTcaaaatgagaaattaaaatgcttttgttatataaaaaaagactttgCTCAGCTTCAAAAGTTTTTATAAGAGTGACATGCTCCCGACATGCAGGTGTTTTGTTTCCGTGACCACAGCTACAGTGTGAACCCTCTTTATTTTGAACCTGGATCTATTgtgtaaaaaacacacagtcagtacaATTAAAACAGACATTCATCTGTATCCTCTAAAAAACTGTATAATGTTTATTACAAAGAATTTGCACAACTTCACTGTAACTAACAGTAGTTAACTGTGTCCATATATGTATattgcacattaaaaaaacagccttGTATGtactatttctatttctatcgtataattctatttttaataatatttgtattttaatttgtacttAGATTTTTCCCCCTCGCTACTTTCTTTGTGCTGGTGTCTCTTCTTATATCATCTATCTTAtcgagtttaaaaaaaatacatgtgtaGTGCTGCTGATCAGTACCATGAGAGCTGGGCTGCACCATAGTGTGAGTGTAGACCATCTCTCTGATCAGCTCCACCGTGTTgtccagcagctctgcagcccgGATTTGAGTCCTGGTTCTGGCTTCAGTGTGTTTGAACTGAGCCAGCAGGTCACTGGGTCTCAGAGTGCCGTCAGACAGGGACTTCTTCCCCCTGGGAAAGTCAAGAGATTTATTTTAAGTTGCAACAGCTTGGTCTGAAATGTTTCTATAGAGACCCGGGATGTTTTACCTTTCACTTGTTCGAGTGTAAGCAGCATCAGTCAGCTCCGTCGCCCTCTGAAGCGCCTCCTTCACAAACGCAGACCCCAGATACACATTCCCTGAGTTCACCACAGAGGAGAACATTGATGCACTTTTAAAAACTCCTCAGTAAATGCCCTTTAAAGTCATAACCGGAAAGAAATCCTACCTGAGGTGTTTTCAAACGCTCGGCTCAGTGAAGCATGCccagggaaggagaggaggaccAGTCCAAGTAAAAAGAGGGACACCTGAAACCAGAGGACACATCTGACATGTCTCAACTTATCTGGTTCTTTAGTCCATTCAGtaataaaaaagcaaagagaaacTCACCATGAGTGCTTTATCCATTTGAAACAGTTCAGTCCGTGCAAAGAGGATTTACTTCAGGTGCACACATCTAACCATGCTCATAGTATCTCACAGCTGTTCTGACTGTGACTCATCTTGAGAGccaccaggtgtgtgtgtcagtgtgcattTGCCTCCGAGTGTTGAGTTGCCATTTATACACTGGCACCAGGGCCAACAGGTATGTGCAGAATCCCCTTATCTGTCTTCATGGTGACAGAAACGCAACATCAAACACTGGACTCGCTGCTTCGGCCTAATAACTTctcaaatcaaatttatttcTGTCCTCTCACCCACGATGAAAACCTCCTGTCATATCTGgatcatttcaaataaatcaaacacttcTAAGGATCCCTCCAGGAGGACCGCAGCAGTGGACAACATCCAAATGTGCTCTGTACCAGAGCAGGAGCAGACTGAAGAGACATGTTGCTTCAGccaaattgaatataatataataaataacacattaaaGGGGATTCATTACAAGTGTGTCTGTGACCTCATACCAGTTCAATCTGTGGCCGAGGAACCGAGGATTCTGGGAAATGATAAACAAGAAGGAATGagattgaaaataataaaggcTCAGACAGGAAAGTCTCAGTTAATTTGCGACTCTTGAAGCATGTCTCCAGAATGAGCCTTTAAAACTCAGACGTGAATCAACAGGACGACCCTCTGCCCTCTCTTCTCCCTTTGATGCTCCAGGTGTGTGATAGCATCAAGTGAGTCATCGGTCCCATTTCATTAAGTTGGTATTAGTATTATCTCTGCTGACCCTCAGTACCCAtcttctgctctgctgctgatgttcaAGATCTGAACTGTAGAAATCTTTTGTTCTCAAAAAATGTCTTGTTGAACCTGAAACCATCAAATGAAATACTTAAAATGGGTCATTTCACTAGACTCACTTTCAAAAACATCTCTCACTCGATCCTAAAGGTTTTCAGGTCATGTTAGTTGCATAATCTAATTTTTTGCAAATTATGCATGTAGGGAAGTAGCTTCACATTAGTCACAGACGTTTGTTTGTCCGCAGGATTACACAGTAACTACTGAACGGAAGGATGGAACATCAGCCAAGAAATAGAAAGAcataacattttggtgcagatctgaataGAGAGAcagatccaggactttttttttttacataaatctttttttttttctttgacactGATTCCTCAACCAATTATTGGaacttgatgaaataaaatcaggCCCATTTATGAGATGGACCAAAGCCAGATGTAGTGGTGTTCACTGTGGCTCCATACAGGGGTAGGGTTTCTTCAGCCTAGTCTAGTAACAAAAGCAGCAACAAACTTCTACCAGTGTAAAGCTGAGATAATGTGAATTCAGGAAATCAACAGTTCAGTATGGATTTGGTGCAGAATTCAAAGGgactgtaataataaaaaacaaaaaatgtttcatccagaaacttttattcacattaaataACTTGGTTAGAACATTGaattatttacagttttttttgtcacagcAGGACATGAAAACACCTGTACAGTTATTAATCCGAATCATTAAAGAAACAGGGATTTGATGATTTCTTGTACATTCATCCAAATATTGATAAAGATGTTAAAAAGATAAGACTGCTTTTGGCTGCGAGTACATTCAGCTAAATTAAGTTAGAACAAATTGGCAAATATCACAGTGCATACATTAAGCAGCAGTTAGTGGGGAGACTTACATGCAGAGTTAGTTATAATGTTTGGCTTAGTGAAGCCACTGTCCACGCTCCAAAGCTCTAGAGTCAGGCATGCTGAGACCACAGGAAGCGATCGCAGCGCTCCAGCATGGTCTGGATCATCGCCCTGAAACGAAAATCACAAGAAACTGAAGCGTATGATCAGCAagacaaaatgtattcattgaTTACAGTCGTCTCAGAGACtcttaaaatgttttggccCTTCCCATGGCAAACAATCAATGAGCTTTTAATGTTGACTATATTCATATCTATAAACTCAACACTACAATAACTGTCACACTTCTGTGCCACAGAAACTGTGCAAAAATGTTATTACTTCCACCATGGTgaaactctgtgtttgtgcaaatcaggatcagggagcagatccaggattcttttttccatttctttaacattgcgagggCTTTTTcgacattttctttgatttctcagataataattcatggatcttgattaaaaaaaattgtgtttagGACacattgatatttatgagtatgtGCAATATGGTGCAGACCCAAATAATACCCAAACAgatctattgaatttaaatgtggtttcataggagACTCTTGGCGGAGGTGACATTCTAGTTGTTTTACTCCtgttaataaaaaacatatgtTAAAAGTTGATGCATTAACGTTTTCctttaatattaatgtttaattattttgttttttattataaatgtggGGAAAGGTCCCCTTCCTCTGCTTTGTCTGTTTAATCAAAGTCATCTGTTTTCATGCTGTTTGTATTAAGGGTATCATTTCTAGACTTGGAAAGATAGACATACATCAGACAATTCCAAGAATATTCATTCATGCCTCATGAAGGTTTATGCATTtatgtttggtttatttttagtTGTCTGCTTTTTAAATACATGCCTGAAAGAAATCATTATAGATCTGACCTCTGCCTCTTCTCCGTGACCCTCAGCAGCTCACAGACCAGTTTGGATTGAGGGGACAGGACAAGCTGCACACCACATTCCTCCAGGACAGTCAGAGCTCGGTCAGGTCCAGCCTTCTGAGCCAGCATCAGGGTCAGGTTCTCCAGGCTGGTCTTTCCTCCGCAGTCTGCCGAGCCATTGGACCAACTGTTCCCGTTCATACCTGCGACCTGCTCTGAGTCTGCAGCGCTTCTGCACTGCTGAGACAACCGGATCAAGAGCTTCCACTCGTCCAACGTCTGCGGCTCAACGCCTGGAAAATAAGAGAGCCAGTACAGAGATTAGTCTGCTACCTTCAGTCCAAACCTTCTCCTGCACTTAGAGAGGGTTTAACAGAGAAGCTTTAAAACAAGTAAGTTTTACCCTCGGGTTCCTCCAGCAGGCTGATGTCATCCAGCTGACAGATAGTGGAGAACGCTTCTGTGCGACGCTGCAGCTCACAGCAGAGGTAGAGGTAGCCCGTCCAGTACCTGTACATGGGCATATTAGACAAAATGTTGAATGCAACAATGCAAACTTACTAAAAAAGATCACTAGTTCTTTATATGCTGAGAAAATTCAAAGTACCCATGACTGCGGCATGTCTCTGCCATCTTCTGCTTTGAGGACAGGTCTGCAGGAAGGCGAATCAGCAGAGACAGGAGGCGTCCGTAACCCCAGCTGAAACAATGTGAATGCCACCTGCAACAGAGGTCATGTGGTTCAGTTAGTTATTCTTTACTTTCACTTCAGTATGTTATTGTGTTGTGAATCAATAGAATCCAGAAGTGAAAGCACGAAAGTAGATTAGTTCAGATCTGTTCAGATACATAggtctttattatttttctaatatCTGGTTTTAGAATTGTGAAATTAACTTACCAGACCTTTGAGTGAAATGAGTTAACTGAGTAAaatattattcatttaattttgacACCTGCAAAGATCAGTTAAAACTATATTTAAAGAAACAAGAATATTATTTAGCATTTTCACACAATAACAGAACCAGACCTGGGCTGTCCATCAGGAGTTAGGGTATCACAGTGTTGAGGTGCATCATGGGTAAGTGCAAGTTCAAGCCAATCCTGCCTTAGTGATTCTGGTTCAAGAAGGGACTGCAAAAACGACAACCttaagaaagaaatgaaagtaAGAGTCaacaattcaatttaatgtctgtgtttttgtttgacagaAAAGTTGATTGAAAGATCTACCTGTGCTCCTCAGTACGTGATTGGACCAGATTATCCAGGTAGGCCAGGAAGTGGCTTTGCTGACCCATTGTCATTACGTCAGCAGGAGTTATTGTAGGGTAGAACTGAGAAAATGATCGTACAGCCGCCTCCCCGTGCTTCTTATATAACCTGGAGAGTAAAAGAGGAAACTGACTTCACTTGGTCCATCGCAATTTAAAGATCATGTGTCAATGACAAAAGTGCAGGTACTGACCTGTGCAGGTGAACGAGGAGAACCGGTGCGCTCCAGGGCTGCAGCTCTCTTAGACTGCGCAGTGATCGCAGTAAATCACCTTTCTGAATAACCTCCACCACTTTACAAGACTGAGTAAGGTCtacagaaagacaaaaggtTGATTTTCAAAATCACTAAAGATTAACAATATCACAGATGCTTGGGCCTAGCTAATTTATGGTTTTTACTGAGCTTTAAAGCTTAAATTAGCAAAACCTGTCTATCAGTATCATGAAAAGAGAGCAGGGTATGATCAAGTGATATAAGGAGAAGTTTCTGACCTAACATGGCCTCAGTGAAGGAGCTCTGCACCTCCGGCCGCTCATGGTAACATAACAGACACATTCTTCTGATGCGCTCTTGATCCAGCAGAAAGAAGTAACGGCGCAGGAACGTTGTGCATCCCGGTTCTCGCTCATTCTCCTGATTTCTaaagcagctcagctctgtgtaTAATGTGGCCAGCTGAGTGAGATTAACCAGGAGATCAGGCGGTACAGAGTTGGGGGACACCACACGCACAGGCTCTGAAAGGTTAGAAACCTCAGACACTTTCTCAGTGGAGGCAAACTGGTACTCCCGCTCTCTGAGCTCTGGTGATTCCtcattcttctcctctgtgacaCAATCTGGTGCTTCTCCTAAAGAGCAGCACGACTCCTCAGAATTCAGATAATCCCTTTCCCATCTCTCCTGTCCTGCTCCATCTGTATTTGAATCACTGACAGCAGACGACCCAGGTTCTGCAGGTCCGAGTATTCGCTCCAGCACCTGCAGCCACTCCAGCAGAGTTTCAACCAGGCAGACTGAATCTAGCAGCACCAAGGGATCTTGGATCTGGGAGCTGATGTTTGGAAAATATTTGTAACATTTGAGTACCAGAGTGCAGGTGAAAAAAAAGTCGTGAAATCCTGCAGTGGGAATTATAACAAAATGTTGTGCAGTACTTACATAGTTCGCTCTGTTGCTGATCTAAGTTCTTGCATGTCAGTCTCTGTGTTAGGCATTTCATCATCAGGTCTGAGAGGACAAATAAAACTCTTGTCTattcacaaaaaatgtaaagGGAGGTAAAATTTGCCTTGAAGCcaaggtttttgtgtgtgttttttttatgaatatagcaacaacagaaacatcGGTTATCTGCACTTACTCATTTTCCATTTCTTCTGAGTATGGAGCTGCAGTGGCGGACACATCAGACTGTCCTCCCTCTCTGAACTCAGGTCGCTGCCAGAGTTCAGAGTTCATCTGGAGGGTGTTGATCTTCTCTGTCGTCTTCTTGACAAAACTAGAAACACTGTGGGAAAGAAAATTCAAGTCAAAGAGAGCTACGAAACATGAATCTCTTCATAGTGATGGCAAATGAAACATGCCACATGTGCCTACACAGATGAACAATGTGAGTTTGAAAAACAAGACTTGGGTGTTCGATGGAAAGAGGAAGTGAGCCTTCTAACGGCACAGCTGAACTTTAATGGTAGGATGTTGTGGGAGTTTCAAttcagaagaaaaggaaaaagtacaacaacaaataatataatcagagtttaaatctaatttaaaaacgACATGTGTCATGCAACATTCTTCTGTTTAAAGCCATTTAAAGCTTGTCTGTTTCTGGATGTTCACCTGTCTTTAACGGCCTGCAGTGCAATGCGAGGTGGTTTGGGGCGGAATGAGAGGGGGAGATGGAACTGCATGCCTTGGTCAGATCGTTCAGCCTCCAGGCGCTCGCCACTCTGTGGATCTGAATAAAGACGGGTGCAAGAgccagaggaaaaacacagatggaTGGAGCACTGGAGGGGAATGATGACAGGGAGAGTGGGAAATGCAGAAGTGGATGGTGTAAAGTTGCCAGACACTACTGGCGAGCGAATGTAACTCAAATGCTGCACGATGCAAAAAATGCAAAACCAAAATGGTGATATATGTGTGATAAATATGACAGACAAGAAACTCAGAATTACCAATCGGGCAGAGTGAAGAATATATTCACAGGGAATGTCAGTCATCAGAGATCTTTCAGCTCTTACAGAAAACTAGAGAATTGATTATATGATTTTATGTTTggttcaaatcaaatgaaaaacacagatttaataGCAAAaaggtggaagaaaaaaaaaaaatctgacataagTAAAGGAAATAAGAGGCATTTATATGGGATAATATAACACAAAATGGATGTTATATAGATGACCACCATTATTAAATTGTCAAACTGTCATATAAGTTTATATATGTTGCGTATGTGTAATGTCTTACTAAGCAAGTGTACACATAAAGTATAAATGAGCATTGGTTTATTCAAACTTATTCAATCTGGTAAATAATATATTGCAAGTAAAAATTATGATTGTATTAGTAGTAGAAGAAAAATGTATCATTTTAACACTTAGAAACTATGGGCAGcattgacaaaaacaaatttaaaattaaCATCATTTTTGAATAACAATTTTGTATGTTTTGGGAGAGAAGTAGTTTTTATGTCATCagcttttttttatgttgaagAGCAACATCTGCCCTTTCACCTTGATCCACTTGATCGTCTTCCTGGACAAAGCTGAACTCTTTGAGTCTCTCCTCCTCCGACATGGAATGATTGATGAGTGAGCTCGTCTCCTCGTCTGACTGACTTCCTCTGCGGCTGATCACACGATAGATTCCACAGTCGAGAACGTTGAAGCTCTCCTGGATAGTGATATTTCTCATATTAGTACACTCACCGTTACATGTGTATCTAGATTAGCAGGAGCAGCATTCTTCAGTAAAAATACACCAATACGAATAAAAACTTTATAGAATGGATATATGCTTGTTCACATGAGCACTCTGCTTCTGCATCAGTTGAACTCACATGTGAGGAGATGCTGCTTCTGCGGCTGCTGGAGGCAGAGTCCAGAGGCTCCAGCTTTGTGATGACTTCTTCCAGCTGGCTGCTAAGCTCCGGGTGAGTGGTGGCATTCAGCTGGGCCCTGAGATGTTCAAGGCGGTCGATGGGAATGGATTTCCTGGCCTGTTTTAAAAGTTACGTCTTTACTTTATGAGTCCGCCCAACGCTGAAGTTCAACACAAGTGATGAAGACACACATGAACCTTTACtctgatttaaataaatgtggttaAGATGCTGCTTTCTCCCTTTGCCAAGGAGTTACattcacaaaatgtgtttgtttgtaagcattACTACGTGAAAACTACTGAATGTATgttcatgaaacttggtgga
This genomic interval from Paralichthys olivaceus isolate ysfri-2021 chromosome 7, ASM2471397v2, whole genome shotgun sequence contains the following:
- the hps5 gene encoding Hermansky-Pudlak syndrome 5 protein isoform X1; this encodes MSLIPVIPENHGQVLAEFDCLDPLLSALRLDSGRLKCTCLAVSRKWLALGTSAGGLHLIQKEGWKQRIILSHKEGSISQVACCPHDEDFIAVATSQGLVVVWELQLERRGRPERVSVSWEHRGQAITALCWDTSALRVFVGDSGGKVSFLRAGSSKLRKGSGFVIFPVQTVTTVDSRVVQLGYQDGRLLVSSLSRCYLCDTEREKFWRVGNKERDGEYGACFFPQNKGLLVGQPPLLYCARPGSRIWEASFHGEVLSTHQFKQPLACPPLPLITYRNEPHYNPVQKSPQSIAFPKLLYLGDQNLLTWTDSAIYIFTPQNGQVLLWTEVKDLIDIAVYRSELFCLHGSGRLSHLSLLSAERCVERLLRRESWTLAAAVCCMFQHAITTSKARKSIPIDRLEHLRAQLNATTHPELSSQLEEVITKLEPLDSASSSRRSSISSHESFNVLDCGIYRVISRRGSQSDEETSSLINHSMSEEERLKEFSFVQEDDQVDQDPQSGERLEAERSDQGMQFHLPLSFRPKPPRIALQAVKDSVSSFVKKTTEKINTLQMNSELWQRPEFREGGQSDVSATAAPYSEEMENEPDDEMPNTETDMQELRSATERTISQIQDPLVLLDSVCLVETLLEWLQVLERILGPAEPGSSAVSDSNTDGAGQERWERDYLNSEESCCSLGEAPDCVTEEKNEESPELREREYQFASTEKVSEVSNLSEPVRVVSPNSVPPDLLVNLTQLATLYTELSCFRNQENEREPGCTTFLRRYFFLLDQERIRRMCLLCYHERPEVQSSFTEAMLDLTQSCKVVEVIQKGDLLRSLRSLRELQPWSAPVLLVHLHRLYKKHGEAAVRSFSQFYPTITPADVMTMGQQSHFLAYLDNLVQSRTEEHRLSFLQSLLEPESLRQDWLELALTHDAPQHCDTLTPDGQPRWHSHCFSWGYGRLLSLLIRLPADLSSKQKMAETCRSHGYWTGYLYLCCELQRRTEAFSTICQLDDISLLEEPEGVEPQTLDEWKLLIRLSQQCRSAADSEQVAGMNGNSWSNGSADCGGKTSLENLTLMLAQKAGPDRALTVLEECGVQLVLSPQSKLVCELLRVTEKRQRAMIQTMLERCDRFLWSQHA
- the hps5 gene encoding Hermansky-Pudlak syndrome 5 protein isoform X2, yielding MSLIPVIPENHGQVLAEFDCLDPLLSALRLDSGRLKCTCLAVSRKWLALGTSAGGLHLIQKEGWKQRIILSHKEGSISQVACCPHDEDFIAVATSQGLVVVWELQLERRGRPERVSVSWEHRGQAITALCWDTSALRVFVGDSGGKVSFLRAGSSKLRKGSGFVIFPVQTVTTVDSRVVQLGYQDGRLLVSSLSRCYLCDTEREKFWRVGNKERDGEYGACFFPQNKGLLVGQPPLLYCARPGSRIWEASFHGEVLSTHQFKQPLACPPLPLITYRNEPHYNPVQKSPQSIAFPKLLYLGDQNLLTWTDSAIYIFTPQNGQVLLWTEVKDLIDIAVYRSELFCLHGSGRLSHLSLLSAERCVERLLRRESWTLAAAVCCMFQHAITTSKARKSIPIDRLEHLRAQLNATTHPELSSQLEEVITKLEPLDSASSSRRSSISSHESFNVLDCGIYRVISRRGSQSDEETSSLINHSMSEEERLKEFSFVQEDDQVDQDPQSGERLEAERSDQGMQFHLPLSFRPKPPRIALQAVKDSVSSFVKKTTEKINTLQMNSELWQRPEFREGGQSDVSATAAPYSEEMENEPDDEMPNTETDMQELRSATERTISQIQDPLVLLDSVCLVETLLEWLQVLERILGPAEPGSSAVSDSNTDGAGQERWERDYLNSEESCCSLGEAPDCVTEEKNEESPELREREYQFASTEKVSEVSNLSEPVRVVSPNSVPPDLLVNLTQLATLYTELSCFRNQENEREPGCTTFLRRYFFLLDQERIRRMCLLCYHERPEVQSSFTEAMLDLTQSCKVVEVIQKGDLLRSLRSLRELQPWSAPVLLVHLHRLYKKHGEAAVRSFSQFYPTITPADVMTMGQQSHFLAYLDNLVQSRTEEHRLSFLQSLLEPESLRQDWLELALTHDAPQHCDTLTPDGQPRWHSHCFSWGYGRLLSLLIRLPADLSSKQKMAETCRSHGYWTGYLYLCCELQRRTEAFSTICQLDDISLLEEPEGVEPQTLDEWKLLIRLSQQCRSAADSEQVAGMNGNSWSNGSADCGGKTSLENLTLMLAQKAGPDRALTVLEECGVQLVLSPQSKLVCELLRVTEKRQRSDL